The following proteins come from a genomic window of Crassostrea angulata isolate pt1a10 chromosome 1, ASM2561291v2, whole genome shotgun sequence:
- the LOC128187709 gene encoding beta-1,3-glucan-binding protein-like yields MRAIGCLLLLLSVVTASTHFYPELSIVKGTALRLGLVDESGINGVVYYVLSNGQERIYQVEEKNDDDIWEFVDVDANAHTGDLVEYKTSVLYNNNWIESEWNKVILVPKDLMMPRKSKRSYTVFRDDFNSFNKASYTIEVSSWGGGNGEFQVYTPEYNNVHAANGYLYLKPTLTVDHHAFDNGKLYNGRMDCNSLWGTCTNGVNWGCDRTSFGQEILPPIMSGKVTSHAAIKYGRVNVRARIPKGDWIWPAIWLLPRDNHYGGWPKSGEIDMMESKGNIRAMDGGSNHGVSYVASTLHWGPDYSHNAYYLTHSGKHSNGGDWHGWHTYSLEWTDRHIITYVDNQEILHVTTPAQGFWNWAHFSGHNIWGNSHNAPFDQYFHLLLNVAVGGGYFGDNSQYNTPKPWHGGSSHPMRDFWEKRGDWLPTWHGDDVAMLIDYVEMIQY; encoded by the exons ATGAGGGCAATAGGCTGCCTACTGCTGTTGCTGTCTGTGGTGACCGCCTCTACACACTTCTACCCCGAGCTCTCCATTGTTAAGGGGACAGCACTGAGACTAGGACTCGTTG ATGAAAGCGGAATAAACGGTGTCGTTTACTACGTTCTTTCAAATGGCCAAGAAAGAATATACCAAGTCGAAGAAAAAAACG ATGATGATATATGGGAATTTGTCGACGTCGACGCAAATGCCCACACGGGTGATTTAGTAGAATACAAAACGTCTGTCTTGTATAACAACAACTGGATCGAATCCGAGTGGAACAAAG TCATTCTTGTTCCCAAAGACTTAATGATGCCCAGGAAAAGTAAACGATCCTACACAGTGTTCAGGGATGACTTCAACTCCTTCAACAAGGCCTCCTACACCATAGAAGTCAGCTCCTGGGGTGGAGGG aaTGGTGAGTTCCAAGTTTATACCCCAGAATACAACAATGTACACGCAGCGAATGGTTACCTTTACTTGAAACCG ACACTCACTGTAGACCATCACGCATTTGATAATGGAAAACTTTACAACGGAAGGATGGACTGCAACA GTTTATGGGGAACTTGCACAAATGGAGTAAACTGGGGATGTGACAGAACATCATTTGGACAAGAAATTCTTCCACCCATAATGTCTGGAAAAGTGACGTCACATGCCGCCATCAAATATGGACGTGTCAATGTGCGAGCAAGAATTCCAAAAGGAGACTGGATTTGGCCAG CTATTTGGCTGCTTCCAAGGGATAATCATTATGGTGGATGGCCAAAGTCAGGAGAAATCGATATGATGGAATCCAAAG GAAACATAAGGGCAATGGATGGTGGATCTAACCACGGCGTGAGTTACGTTGCCTCCACATTGCACTGGGGACCGGATTATTCACATAACGCTTACTACCTCACACACAGCGGGAA GCACTCAAATGGCGGAGACTGGCACGGATGGCATACTTACTCATTGGAGTGGACAGATAGGCACATTAT AACGTACGTTGACAACCAAGAAATCCTTCACGTCACAACCCCTGCACAAGGTTTCTGGAACTGGGCTCACTTTTCAGGTCACAACATTTGGGGAAATTCCCACAATGCTCCTTTTGACCAATAC TTCCATCTCCTCCTTAACGTAGCGGTAGGCGGGGGTTATTTTGGCGACAACTCCCAGTACAATACCCCTAAACCCTGGCACGGTGGTTCCTCCCACCCGATGAGGGACTTCTGGGAAAAAAGAGGCGACTGGCTACCCACGTGGCACGGAGATGACGTTGCCATGTTAATTGACTATGTTGAAATGATTCAGTATTGA
- the LOC128188625 gene encoding uncharacterized protein LOC128188625 encodes MMSNMSEHPCHNLSNTDKQIFTCRHCMAKFYDPIQRWRHSKSCKKDAPTKSREGIPLSNGKRDLPVEIAERGGLGKKRQKKENPLNCVICTSVFTSLEEMKEHVRNPCSKPPPEPKAQALAPPNPELENFEQQLQQLQEAKGEDMATNQIESLLRAAQALHQQQQEQQRQQAEQLQNVETEVIPDGGNPDWLYNQGEPVLCSVEEYGEPGFPNYSSIQGSDGLPVVQVEQVSSTPAIEEERSLHTPPIKLTAEEYDPVTPQEITVTSGHDVHAKSAQSSYSEQQILDMKQGNGTQEVLLKEGSSNIQGALSDEKFIFSSVGLVESIESQTPTTGTQDLYSISAHPSVLPSEVKLVGSDGVTVTLVLSPNASTDALQKSGNPGDEFDFISQVIGEELTQQGSIEKQDSQDSKIICNIDTKEKCGFHEEVPELNSSSVSVLSQTEQSGEAIACERDNLNTTADECVKDKQFNRSEKTKCSDEIDTEQSPFKEKKNSLQSTTNEPLVNTNSESDNLTSADIEVSCNQQTNNDDKNTEGIEKNQKNSRIIELGDKAQGGIHKEKVDSPDQVKVVKKKHKNVKIPKCRVCDKEFKTKEQLRKHNKVPCKVRLTRNLTQKVLRPKRLEKSVPLPIVKKKKKQKPVPAKPKMITLINRRFADTSLDLNKEKKGKFKTRRKSLYDYNFCITRSTDYRNANLDVLVQYDSLNEQEQHFFHLGLVGTNHLPSHYRTPKSLIKRVLKQNGSNSMEKVLEREEPLEDGPPVLEKVVDASGRIQEDIYILRDEYHHDIEPPVLMTVEKLDAGCSLEERFEASTDVMCPTLDDELTENYKLPNSESCNKEKLENNEPNKENSFHHENLSANKASEQNSIEEQKIPSELLTGADKASPLKSPNKTLCERHFMDAIDVSSDTFSDESEFTKTKLKEDDDTKPSYSVTLGLQTDIPSVTDKIMYPRSSFILKCLKRLENKHKNIPDSKPCGRKNLFESLENVSEDSKSCNISQCKDEKYTKNVDQTQSEKNVLTKPVEEVVVYPKPVDPKNLEYRKPTFIIPTDEEILNYTDDTVVRKQPELDSVSPENGRELLQILAKTLGIFPSTKTKPLETSLSETPKKYKETENKDAVDDENGMQIIVMNNTAESNEYTMGIDVINVPKSINEDLKKAASELENNCVFEEDNPQGLAYPVEDTSSEKKAQSTYERAKSDPGDISIPKEVYEFLEDYNTISPKAPEPSHDAQILQPTRDIHMVPGPKLNTSEVVDIHFNFCSKETPRCEQLKSCRLASSNTHNVNPVADLKPLQNNEQETPFGPSVNIKDDVLQTKHLQSNEDLPLYAIPVGYVSENCQTSSDSTCCTENHPTVSTPHPLSQDNDTACNQTPSILPRPLKELSISIPPQMSSEKSDADPVFSHSNVFKSENTQEPGVQQSIPKVSESIPESDQVWSRILEEYKAERMLNHNNRSEESPLSHSAKQQKPRTLSYKEENTDSFISKPVFTRSYSTSATSTLSNASNQTLQHDDNSEKVFMSCSFSPTNSSNSLKMIFRKERSPKEENQSANASSEERICSSQTVNIRDPLRGTNLSTADSEPSLEDVGATDDDEEESLPYMIVDTGVEICRKALGTHEDEEEDLSEEEDWISGQDVESQDAVT; translated from the exons ATGATGAGCAACATGTCAGAACATCCTTGCCACAATCTGAGCAATACAGACAAACAGATTTTTACATGTCGACATTGCATGGCCAAGTTTTACGACCCTATTCAAAGATGGCGACATAGTAAAAGCTGCAAGAAAGATGCTCCTACCAAGAGTAGAGAAGGTATCCCTCTATCAAACGGCAAAAGGGACCTGCCTGTGGAG ATTGCAGAAAGGGGAGGGTTAGGCAAAAAGCgacagaaaaaagaaaaccctCTCAATTGCGTGATATGTACATCGGTATTCACGTCTTTGGAGGAAATGAAGGAACATGTAAGAAATCCATGTAGCAAGCCaccacctgagccaaaggctcaggCATTGGCGCCACCTAATCCAGAACTAGAAAACTTTGAGCAGCAGCTTCAACAGTTACAGGAGGCCAAGGGTGAAGACATGGCGACCAATCAGATAGAATCGTTGCTCAGAGCAGCTCAGGCACTGCACCAGCAACAACAGGAGCAGCAGCGGCAACAAGCAGAGCAGCTTCAGA ATGTTGAAACTGAGGTGATACCAGATGGAGGAAATCCAGACTGGTTGTACAACCAGGGTGAACCGGTCTTATGTAGTGTAGAAGAATATGGGGAACCAGGGTTTCCTAATTATTCCTCAATCCAAGGATCAGACGGT CTGCCTGTGGTGCAGGTAGAACAGGTGTCCTCCACCCCCGCAATAGAGGAGGAGCGCAGCCTTCATACCCCTCCAATAAAGCTGACCGCTGAAGAGTACGATCCAGTCACCCCTCAGGAAATCACAGTAACCTCAGGGCATG ATGTACATGCCAAAAGTGCCCAAAGTTCATACAGTGAACAGCAAATACTTGATATGAAACAAGGAAACGGCACTCAAGAGGTTCTGCTGAAAGAGGGCAGTAGTAATATACAAGGGGCATTGTCTGAtgaaaagtttatattttcatCTGTTGGACTTGTTGAAAGCATAGAATCACAG ACTCCAACTACGGGTACCCAGGATTTGTACAGTATTTCTGCACATCCCAGTGTTTTACCGAGTGAGGTAAAATTAGTGGGAAGTGACGGCGTTACTGTTACCCTGGTGCTGTCTCCGAACGCTTCTACTGACGCATTACAGAAGTCTGGAAATCCGGGGGACGAGTTTGACTTTATATCTCAG GTAATTGGAGAGGAGTTGACTCAACAAGGCTCAATAGAGAAACAAGACAGTCAGGATTCAAAGATTATTTGTAACATTGACACAAAGGAGAAATGTGGATTCCATGAGGAAGTCCCAGAGTTAAATAGTTCTAGTGTTTCTGTTCTTTCTCAAACTGAACAGAGTGGTGAAGCAATCGCATGTGAACGTGACAATTTAAATACAACTGCTGATGAATGTGTAAAAGATAAACAGTTCAACAGGtcagaaaaaacaaaatgtagtGATGAAATTGATACTGAGCAAAgtccttttaaagaaaaaaagaactcTTTGCAATCTACAACAAATGAGCCATTGGTGAACACAAACTCTGAATCAGATAATTTAACAAGTGCTGATATAGAAGTATCCTGCAATCAACAAACAAATAATGATGATAAAAACACTGAAGGcattgaaaaaaatcagaaaaattctCGTATAATTGAACTCGGTGACAAGGCCCAAGGAGGTATCCACAAAGAGAAAGTAGACAGTCCTGATCAAGTCAAggtagtgaaaaagaaacataagAATGTTAAGATACCTAAATGTAGAGTTTGTGACAaggaatttaaaacaaaagaacaaTTACGAAAACATAATAAAGTCCCTTGTAAAGTTAGGCTGACCAGAAATTTAACTCAAAAAGTGCTAAGGCCAAAGAGACTTGAAAAATCAGTGCCTTTACCAATTgttaagaaaaagaagaaacagaaaCCGGTGCCAGCAAAGCCTAAAATGATAACGCTCATTAATAGACGATTTGCAGATACGAGTTTAGATTTGAATAAGGAAAAGAAAGGAAAGTTCAAGACCAGAAGGAAATCACTGTATGAttacaacttttgcattacaagaAGTACAGATTATAGGAATGCCAATCTAGATGTTTTAGTGCAATATGACTCATTGAATGAGCAGGAGCAACATTTCTTTCATTTAGGTCTTGTGGGTACAAATCATCTGCCATCACATTATAGAACACCAAAATCTCTAATCAAACGAGTTTTGAAGCAAAATGGATCTAATAGCATGGaaaaagttttggaaagggAAGAACCGTTGGAAGATGGGCCTCCAGTTTTAGAAAAAGTAGTTGATGCATCTGGACGAATACAAgaggatatatatattttgaggGATGAATATCACCATGATATTGAGCCACCAGTTTTAATGACAGTTGAAAAGCTGGATGCTGGTTGTTCATTGGAAGAAAGATTTGAAGCATCAACAGACGTGATGTGTCCAACATTAGATGATGAGTTAACAGAGAATTATAAACTACCAAACTCTGAATCGTGTAACAAAGAAAAACTTGAAAATAATGAACCCAATAAAGAGAACAGTTTTCATCATGAAAATCTTTCAGCTAACAAAGCCTCCGAACAAAATTCAATAGAAGAACAAAAAATACCATCAGAGCTCTTGACTGGTGCAGATAAAGCTTCGCCTCTCAAATCACCAAATAAAACTCTATGCGAGAGGCACTTCATGGATGCAATTGATGTGTCAAGTGATACATTTTCAGATGAATCGGAATTCACCAAAACAAAGTTGAAGGAAGACGATGACACCAAACCCTCTTACAGTGTTACACTTGGATTGCAAACAGATATACCTTCTGTGACTGACAAAATCATGTATCCTAGATcgtcttttattttaaaatgtcttaaaaggttagaaaacaaacacaaaaatatcCCCGATAGTAAACCATGTGGtagaaaaaatttatttgaaagcCTTGAAAATGTTTCTGAAGATTCAAAGTCATGCAATATTTCTCAGTGCAAAGATGAAAAATACACCAAAAATGTTGATCAAACCCAAAGTGAAAAAAATGTGCTAACAAAACCAGTAGAAGAAGTGGTGGTATACCCAAAGCCAGTTGATCCCAAAAATTTAGAATACAGGAAACCAACATTCATTATTCCTActgatgaagaaattttaaattacacAGATGACACTGTAGTTAGAAAACAACCAGAGCTAGATTCTGTTAGTCCAGAAAATGGACGGGAACTGCTTCAGATCCTTGCAAAGACATTAGGAATATTTCcatctacaaaaacaaaaccccTTGAAACTTCTCTGAGTGAAACTCCAAAAAAGTATAAAGAAACTGAGAATAAAGATGCAGTAGATGATGAAAATGGAATGCAGATTATTGTTATGAACAATACAGCCGAGTCTAATGAATACACAATGGGTATTGATGTTATTAATGTTCCAAAGAGTATAAATGAGGACTTGAAGAAAGCTGCTTCAGAACTGGAGAACAATTGTGTGTTTGAAGAGGATAATCCTCAAGGTCTTGCCTACCCAGTTGAAGATACATCATCTGAAAAGAAGGCACAATCAACATATGAAAGGGCCAAGAGTGATCCTGGGGACATTTCTATACCAAAGGAAGTTTATGAATTCCTGGAAGATTACAATACCATTAGTCCCAAAGCACCAGAACCAAGCCATGATGCTCAAATCCTTCAACCTACCAGGGATATACACATGGTCCCAGGACCGAAGCTGAATACCAGTGAAGTTGTTgatattcatttcaatttttgttcaaaGGAAACTCCTCGTTGCGAGCAACTAAAGTCTTGTAGACTTGCATCATCAAATACCCATAATGTAAATCCCGTTGCAGATCTAAAGCCATTACAAaataatgaacaagaaacaCCTTTTGGACCCTCAGTTAACATTAAGGATGATGTGTTACAAACCAAACATCTTCAAAGCAATGAAGACTTGCCTCTTTACGCCATTCCAGTTGGTTATGTATCTGAAAATTGTCAAACCAGTAGTGATTCTACCTGCTGCACAGAAAACCATCCTACTGTCTCCACTCCTCATCCTCTTAGCCAGGACAATGATACAGCATGCAATCAAACACCCTCTATATTACCTCGTCCATTGAAGGAACTCAGCATCTCAATTCCTCCACAAATGTCTTCAGAAAAGTCAGATGCGGATCCAGTCTTTTCACATTCCAATGTGTTCAAATCAGAAAATACACAGGAACCAGGTGTTCAGCAATCTATTCCAAAGGTTTCAGAAAGTATTCCAGAGTCTGATCAAGTCTGGAGCCGCATTTTGGAGGAGTACAAAGCGGAACGCATGCTTAATCACAATAATCGTTCAGAAGAAAGCCCCTTGTCCCATTCAGCCAAGCAACAAAAACCTAGAACATTGAGttataaagaagaaaatacAGATTCATTCATTTCAAAACCCGTCTTTACAAGAAGCTACAGTACTAGTGCGACATCAACGTTAAGTAATGCTTCAAACCAAACTCTGCAACACGATGATAATTCAGAGAAAGTGTTCATGTCTTGTTCGTTTTCACCCACAAACAGCAGTAATTCTCTAAAAATGATATTCAGGAAAGAGAGATCACCAAAGGAAGAAAATCAGTCAGCCAATGCTAGTTCTGAGGAACGTATATGTAGTTCCCAAACTGTGAACATAAGAGATCCGTTAAGGGGGACAAACCTGTCCACGGCAGATTCCGAACCCTCACTAGAAGATGTAGGAGCCACCGATGACGATGAAGAAGAGTCTTTGCCATATATGATTGTGGACACGGGGGTAGAGATTTGTAGGAAGGCGCTAGGCACTCACGAGGATGAAGAGGAGGACCTTTCAGAGGAAGAAGACTGGATATCTGGCCAAGATGTAGAATCACAAGATGCCGTTAcgtag
- the LOC128188820 gene encoding uncharacterized protein LOC128188820: MDMRSKRLAFFPPSFKKCKCKDCYGYEKYVKEGSQVNHSVLQTKSGCKNDLFHQTLVLGETALVSSDYESNSSLADMSEFNYSLETINPAQRWSSTGNIPSIGNRNGAFGKSKSASGFPANYSECSCHDKKTRPIVYVTFASGSKRHEDEVASLCDMCDKAGFAVKCDNYRALQEKGELNVHQWRDENFQRADCVLFCISPGYIDIVNSIEDDLASAGENDHEKGAIYIYNLARSELVECCSIDKRFLFVLFTNSGKELNVPQCFSPYTKFKFPGQSETLVMAMQNRYQGSR; encoded by the exons ATGGATATGAGGAGTAAAAGATTGGCTTTCTTTCCtccttcatttaaaaaatgcaagTGCAAAGACTGCTATGGATATGAGAAGTATGTAAAAGAGGGGTCCCAAGTGAATCAtagtgttttacaaacaaaaagtgGATGTAAAAACGATTTGTTTCACCAGACTCTGGTTTTGGGAGAGACAGCATTAGTGTCTAGTGACTATGAATCAAATTCTTCGCTAGCTGATATGTCGGAGTTTAATTATTCGTTAGAGACAATTAACCCAGCACAACGTTGGTCCAGTACTGGAAATATTCCAAGCATTGGTAATAGAAATGGAGCATTTGGCAAATCAAAGAGTGCCAGTGGATTTCCTGCAAACTACTCAGAAT GTTCCTGCCATGACAAAAAGACCCGTCCCATTGTTTATGTAACATTTGCAAGTGGCAGCAAAAGACACGAGGACGAAGTTGCATCCCTTTGTGACATGTGTGACAAGGCCGGCTTTGCCGTCAAGTGTGACAATTACAGAGCTTTGCAAGAAAAGGGTGAACTAAACGTTCACCAATGGAGAGACGAAAACTTCCAACGTGCTGACTGTGTCTTGTTTTGCATCTCTCCTGGATACATTGACATTGTTAATTCAATAGAAGACGATTTGGCCTCGGCAGGAGAGAACGACCATGAAAAGGGAGCAATTTACATCTATAATCTCGCGCGCAGTGAATTGGTGGAGTGTTGTTCCATTGACAAGAGATTTCTGTTcgtattgtttacaaattcagGGAAAGAACTGAACGTCCCACAGTGTTTTTCGCcgtatacaaaatttaaattcccTGGTCAGTCCGAAACATTGGTGATGGCAATGCAAAACCGCTACCAAGGCAGCAGATGA
- the LOC128168279 gene encoding E3 ubiquitin ligase TRAF3IP2-like: MESWYPAVHSHESTKREIENRCPCPECYQYHSSSSSVHSSNTTKSNDLFGDTSPISPSDAFLSPSPQSPRSGHGVHPSITRQSTNPLFGQNRNLSSNVNAKGGWSSAKPFSEPSNIGRECNSSNQLTEQNRIRSLSQYNANGFPGRCECTCGIPGSPEEYTDHGSSAQSVSLTCLCPSSIISDNTPNTEKPIVYLTFSGKSKRHFREIKQLCDELRDCLNFSAKCDNYDVIRQSGELNIVQWRDTNFSKALWILFCISPEYSNTLRCVRKNNCLSDISENEKGILYIHSISTAEFLDNGSRNFRMIPVVFTKSNASVQDIPCFLRSSPFYKYPMEKENLFERLIQYK; encoded by the exons ATGGAATCTTGGTACCCAG CGGTGCATTCCCATGAAAGCACCAAACGTGAAATAGAAAACAGATGTCCTTGCCCAGAGTGCTACCAGTACCATTCCTCTTCAAGCTCCGTTCATTCGAGCAATACAACGAAAAGCAATGATCTTTTCGGCGATACATCCCCTATTTCGCCTTCTGATGCATTTCTATCACCAAGTCCCCAGAGTCCACGTTCTGGACACGGTGTACACCCCTCGATAACAAGACAATCTACGAATCCACTCTTTGGACAAAATAGAAACCTTTCTTCCAATGTGAACGCCAAGGGTGGATGGTCATCTGCGAAACCTTTTTCTGAACCTTCCAATATAGGACGTGAGTGTAACTCTTCGAATCAACTTACTGAACAAAATAGGATCCGTTCTTTAAGCCAATATAATGCGAACGGTTTCCCTGGAAGGTGTGAATGCACATGTGGCATACCTGGCTCACCTGAAGAGTACACAGACCACGGTAGTTCAGCACAGTCCGTGTCACTTACCTGTCTCTGTCCATCTTCCATCATAAGTGATAACACAC caaatacAGAAAAGCCGATCGTTTATCTGACGTTTTCGGGGAAAAGCAAAAGACATTTTCGTGAAATTAAACAGTTGTGTGATGAACTTAGAGATTGTCTAAATTTTTCGGCGAAGTGTGACAATTATGATGTCATCAGACAATCTGGAGAACTCAACATTGTTCAGTGGAGAGACACGAACTTTTCAAAGGCTCTGTGGATACTATTCTGTATATCACCCGAATACAGTAACACTTTACGTTGTGTGAGAAAAAACAATTGTCTCTCTGATATTAGTGAAAACGAAAAGGGGATACTTTACATACACAGTATTTCAACGGCTGAGTTTTTGGACAATGGAAGTCGTAACTTTCGGATGATTCCTGTAGTTTTTACCAAGAGCAATGCAAGTGTACAAGATATTCCATGTTTTCTGAGATCTTCTCCATTCTATAAATATCCGATGGAAAAAGAAAACTTATTCGAACGATTAATACAATATAAGTAG